One bacterium genomic window carries:
- a CDS encoding MarR family transcriptional regulator, with translation MNEHQQLLKKFNISLQQFNILRILRGQYPQTISLNSVKDRMLDKSSDVSRLVDRLVKKNLIDRTVCPSDRRQVNLLITEKGLSLLENIDKIEGSFDQIVSGLTQEEAKTLNQLLDKLEKH, from the coding sequence ATGAACGAGCATCAACAGCTGCTAAAAAAATTTAATATCTCACTACAGCAATTCAATATTCTTCGAATCCTCCGCGGACAATACCCTCAAACGATTTCCCTGAATTCGGTTAAAGACAGGATGCTTGACAAAAGTTCCGATGTTTCCAGGCTTGTTGATCGTCTTGTCAAAAAAAATCTTATCGATCGTACAGTTTGTCCGTCCGATCGCCGTCAAGTGAATCTTCTGATTACAGAAAAAGGTTTGAGTTTGCTCGAAAACATTGATAAAATTGAGGGATCGTTTGATCAAATTGTTTCCGGTTTGACTCAGGAAGAAGCAAAAACATTGAATCAGTTATTAGATAAATTGGAAAAGCATTAA
- a CDS encoding RNA polymerase sigma factor, whose protein sequence is MDDRTLVQLFTQGHGYERQKAFTEIVNGHRERLYYVIKGFVNDHDDTDDILQEVFLKAYQHLHNFEGKSSLYTWLCRIAINLSITHLRKKKIRNFLSLDTLINPPEAQQSLPDQIADANELRKVIQKAVESLPEKQKKVFILRYYDELSNGEIATIIGKSEGAVKANFFHAVNKIKKYIEKHLKDGYGNQT, encoded by the coding sequence ATGGATGATCGGACTTTAGTTCAACTTTTTACCCAAGGTCATGGCTATGAGCGACAAAAGGCGTTTACAGAAATTGTCAACGGGCATCGCGAACGGTTGTATTATGTCATCAAAGGTTTTGTCAATGATCATGATGATACGGATGATATTTTACAGGAAGTTTTCCTTAAAGCGTATCAGCACCTGCACAATTTCGAAGGAAAAAGCTCGCTCTACACCTGGTTATGCCGGATTGCTATTAATTTGAGTATAACTCATTTACGGAAAAAAAAGATTCGTAATTTTCTTTCACTGGACACATTGATTAATCCTCCAGAAGCTCAACAATCACTGCCCGATCAAATTGCCGATGCCAATGAATTACGCAAAGTCATACAGAAAGCCGTTGAAAGCCTTCCTGAGAAACAAAAAAAAGTTTTTATACTTCGATATTACGACGAGCTATCAAATGGCGAGATTGCCACGATCATTGGTAAATCCGAAGGCGCTGTCAAAGCAAATTTTTTTCATGCAGTCAATAAAATAAAAAAGTATATTGAAAAACACTTGAAGGATGGTTATGGAAATCAAACTTGA
- a CDS encoding beta-lactamase family protein, which translates to MSRILILGLSLLIACEKKESEESCSQNIADTLTISIPSSVGVDSLKIESGITKANSSAYIFSLLILKNNLLISENYFKGKTVNDNYSIRSVTKTIVSALTGIAIKENKISSIDKKVKDFFPEYFFSTTDPLASKITIKHLLTMTAGYHWNEAIDRLYGNRIEWAINLPMDTIPGRIFNYSSAVPHILSGILTRATHTGTLEFADKNLFQPLQIQTPIWDKDPQGFYNGGSGLNLTARDMAKVGFLYLNHGCYGGQRIVNSSWVDSSGVDQTNGYEYGYLWWIGHTSVYSYYYALGYGGQMIFVVPDLALVMVTTANPVVNDTESAQTIGLVTDIFENDIIPAFLN; encoded by the coding sequence ATGAGCAGGATTTTAATTTTAGGTCTGTCTCTGCTGATTGCATGCGAAAAAAAAGAATCTGAGGAATCGTGTTCTCAGAACATTGCCGATACATTGACAATTTCAATACCAAGCTCTGTTGGAGTTGATTCTTTGAAAATAGAATCCGGAATTACTAAGGCAAATTCCTCAGCGTACATATTCAGTTTATTGATTCTCAAAAACAATCTGCTTATTTCAGAGAATTATTTCAAAGGTAAAACCGTCAATGACAACTACAGCATACGATCGGTAACTAAAACGATCGTTTCAGCTTTGACTGGTATAGCAATAAAGGAAAATAAAATTAGCAGCATTGACAAAAAAGTAAAAGATTTTTTCCCCGAGTATTTTTTTTCAACGACGGATCCGCTTGCCAGTAAAATCACTATAAAACATCTTCTGACGATGACGGCCGGATATCATTGGAATGAAGCCATTGACCGGTTATATGGTAATCGAATTGAATGGGCTATTAATTTGCCTATGGACACAATTCCCGGAAGAATTTTCAATTACAGTTCTGCCGTACCGCATATCTTATCCGGAATACTCACCCGAGCCACTCACACCGGTACGCTTGAATTCGCCGACAAAAATCTGTTTCAGCCACTCCAAATTCAAACACCAATTTGGGACAAAGATCCGCAAGGATTTTATAATGGAGGAAGTGGACTAAATCTGACTGCTCGCGACATGGCGAAAGTCGGATTTTTATACCTCAATCATGGTTGTTATGGCGGTCAAAGAATAGTCAATTCTTCGTGGGTTGATTCATCGGGAGTTGATCAAACCAACGGTTATGAATATGGGTATTTGTGGTGGATCGGCCATACATCTGTTTATTCATATTATTACGCTTTAGGGTACGGCGGGCAGATGATCTTTGTCGTACCGGATTTGGCGTTAGTGATGGTTACAACAGCGAATCCGGTTGTCAACGATACTGAATCCGCACAAACAATTGGGCTTGTCACGGATATCTTTGAAAATGATATTATTCCCGCATTTTTAAATTGA
- a CDS encoding YceI family protein: protein MKKTVIFSLALLAFSLNIAKAQTRWESDQVHSNAIFTVTHLVVSEVSGHFKEFSASMVSTKDDFSDSKVEATIKVASISTDNEKRDGHLKSEDFFYAEKYPEIKFISKSFTKTGDKTYKITGDLTMRGVTKTIELNAIYKGSVKDPWGNTKTGWTATGSLNRFDYGLNWNSLIEAGGAVVGETVNLQLNIAFVQKK, encoded by the coding sequence ATGAAAAAGACAGTTATTTTTTCTCTCGCGTTATTAGCATTTAGCTTAAATATAGCAAAAGCGCAAACGAGATGGGAATCGGATCAAGTTCACTCCAATGCGATTTTTACTGTAACCCATCTAGTTGTTTCAGAAGTTAGTGGCCATTTTAAAGAATTCAGCGCATCGATGGTGTCGACTAAAGATGACTTTTCAGATTCAAAAGTTGAAGCTACTATTAAAGTTGCATCTATTAGTACCGATAACGAGAAACGTGATGGTCATTTGAAGTCAGAAGATTTTTTCTATGCCGAAAAATATCCGGAAATCAAATTCATCAGCAAATCATTTACAAAAACCGGAGACAAAACTTACAAAATTACAGGCGATCTGACCATGCGTGGTGTGACGAAAACAATCGAACTGAATGCGATTTATAAAGGCAGTGTCAAAGATCCTTGGGGAAACACAAAAACCGGTTGGACCGCAACGGGTTCGTTGAACCGTTTCGATTATGGTCTTAACTGGAATTCATTAATAGAAGCCGGCGGTGCTGTTGTGGGTGAAACCGTTAATTTGCAATTGAATATTGCTTTCGTACAGAAAAAGTGA
- a CDS encoding cyclic nucleotide-binding domain-containing protein → MTAEIDRQSYDPEDILPRLSHIEILRALPPEEIQALIPFVEHMTYPSGASIIEQGAVGDAMYFIESGTAAVRRNGSSETWMVKEGSVVGEMALLTGETRSASVKAETDLSVWRVSKAAFDKIVAESPHLKDALDDLVKQRLKGIAIALPNQHVWVSTALRALEARYRGLYTWQGFMGIGLVIWLFLFINNISQVVSFDDYEWLNAAFQLLSGLLILQGSCEGFVIGVERMGAKFKWDGFISGTIGSLLSTLPEFVVIGFLVWVEPLAAFITAIATIFNNALAFSVYSFFLPKDRQGCFTMPRSLTKAGGELMIAGCAIALIVGTVMLVAKSENVRTEMQGFDLIIIGLVLMVIYAYYVLVLIRYYAEGKDDVDSMPPDPERLGHDTSWKGIIFMFILGIVGAYCGGEVIGGFAETALKDLGLPTVLTSGALAFFAGISEYIIVYKSHRRGELGIALSNVFGGLTQVMFLLLPFGLLVIGIMGILTGNPVFVIPINLATSLLMLLLFPLFYTLHQYVQQEKNLNNLDAAAMTGIYILLLYFLFTFPN, encoded by the coding sequence ATGACAGCAGAGATTGACCGGCAATCCTACGACCCGGAAGATATTCTCCCTCGATTGAGTCATATTGAGATTTTACGCGCGCTCCCGCCTGAAGAAATCCAAGCATTAATTCCATTTGTTGAACACATGACTTATCCTTCCGGCGCCTCGATTATTGAACAAGGCGCAGTAGGCGATGCCATGTATTTCATCGAAAGCGGTACAGCCGCAGTTCGCCGAAATGGTTCAAGTGAAACATGGATGGTTAAGGAAGGTAGTGTTGTGGGGGAAATGGCTTTGTTGACTGGGGAAACAAGATCGGCCAGCGTCAAAGCTGAAACTGACCTTTCGGTATGGCGAGTTTCAAAAGCTGCTTTTGATAAAATTGTAGCTGAGTCACCGCATCTTAAAGATGCACTCGATGACTTAGTCAAACAACGTCTCAAAGGAATTGCTATAGCCCTACCCAATCAGCATGTCTGGGTTTCAACGGCATTAAGAGCCTTAGAAGCGAGATATCGCGGCTTATATACTTGGCAAGGTTTTATGGGAATTGGTTTAGTGATATGGCTTTTCCTGTTTATCAATAATATTTCCCAAGTAGTATCATTCGATGATTACGAATGGTTGAACGCTGCTTTTCAATTGCTATCAGGATTATTGATTTTACAGGGTTCGTGTGAAGGTTTTGTGATCGGCGTCGAGAGAATGGGCGCTAAATTCAAGTGGGACGGATTTATTTCGGGAACCATCGGCTCTTTATTAAGCACACTTCCTGAGTTTGTCGTTATAGGATTTTTAGTCTGGGTTGAGCCGCTCGCTGCATTTATAACAGCTATTGCGACGATATTCAACAATGCGTTGGCATTCTCTGTTTATTCATTTTTTCTGCCGAAGGATCGTCAAGGATGTTTTACAATGCCTCGTTCGTTGACAAAAGCGGGCGGAGAATTGATGATTGCCGGATGCGCAATTGCATTAATTGTCGGTACGGTCATGCTTGTGGCTAAGTCCGAAAATGTTCGGACAGAGATGCAGGGATTTGATCTGATTATTATCGGTTTGGTTTTGATGGTCATTTATGCTTATTACGTTTTGGTTTTGATACGCTATTATGCCGAGGGAAAAGATGATGTGGATTCGATGCCGCCTGATCCGGAACGACTGGGGCACGATACGAGTTGGAAGGGTATTATTTTCATGTTTATTTTGGGTATTGTCGGAGCTTATTGCGGAGGAGAAGTGATCGGCGGTTTTGCGGAAACAGCGCTCAAAGATCTGGGCCTACCGACGGTTTTGACATCCGGAGCGTTGGCGTTTTTTGCAGGCATCAGCGAATATATTATCGTTTATAAATCCCATCGCCGAGGTGAATTGGGTATAGCGTTGAGCAATGTTTTCGGGGGATTGACACAAGTGATGTTTTTGTTGCTTCCATTTGGATTGCTCGTGATCGGAATTATGGGAATTTTGACGGGTAATCCGGTTTTTGTGATCCCAATAAATTTAGCAACATCTCTATTGATGCTCTTATTGTTTCCTCTGTTTTACACTTTACATCAATATGTTCAACAAGAGAAAAATCTGAATAACCTTGATGCGGCTGCTATGACCGGAATTTATATATTGCTTTTGTATTTCCTTTTTACATTTCCGAATTAA
- a CDS encoding PhoH family protein encodes MSKSEEKTKLFILDTNVLLYDHTCIYNFKEHDVVIPIVVLEEIDNFKKGSDLINFQAREFIRELDRLSKDQLFKKGLQLSKNHGRLFVEVGEPQSELVEKAFTINKADHRILALADQMRNKRKDREVIIISKDINLRMKAKSLGMLAEDYETGKIRNIDELYTGIQTYENFDVNLIRRFYEPPNTVTSEEILIDKKPYANEYFILKNHSSSVLAHYNPMGAVMERVTKRSAYGIEPRNAEQTFALDALLRTEIAVVTLTGKAGTGKTLLALAAALQQRQNYSQIYLARPVVPLGNRDIGYLPGDVQSKLDPYMQPLWDNLAVIKNKFGSESSENTRINEMIQNGKLLITPLAYIRGRSLDKIFFIVDEAQNLTPHEIKTIITRAGEGAKMVFVGDIYQIDSPYLDSQSNGLTYLVDRMKGQELFAHVNLLKGERSALAELASNLL; translated from the coding sequence ATGAGTAAAAGCGAAGAAAAAACCAAGCTGTTTATTCTCGACACCAATGTTTTACTCTACGATCACACGTGTATTTACAATTTCAAAGAACACGATGTGGTCATTCCCATTGTCGTTTTGGAAGAAATTGACAATTTTAAAAAAGGCAGCGATCTGATTAATTTTCAGGCGCGTGAATTTATCCGTGAACTGGATCGCCTTTCCAAAGACCAATTATTCAAAAAAGGCTTACAACTTAGCAAGAACCACGGACGTTTATTTGTCGAAGTTGGCGAGCCGCAATCGGAACTTGTTGAAAAAGCATTTACGATCAATAAAGCCGATCATCGCATTCTTGCTCTCGCAGACCAAATGCGCAATAAGCGAAAAGACCGTGAAGTGATCATCATCAGCAAGGATATTAACTTACGGATGAAGGCCAAATCGCTCGGGATGCTTGCGGAAGATTACGAAACAGGAAAAATTCGAAATATTGATGAGCTGTATACGGGTATCCAGACCTACGAAAACTTCGATGTCAATCTTATCCGCCGTTTTTACGAACCACCTAATACTGTAACGTCTGAAGAAATTTTAATTGATAAAAAACCGTACGCCAATGAATATTTCATTTTGAAAAATCATAGCAGCAGCGTGTTGGCTCATTATAATCCCATGGGCGCGGTAATGGAACGCGTGACGAAAAGATCGGCATATGGAATCGAACCGCGCAATGCCGAACAAACTTTTGCATTGGACGCGCTTCTCCGTACGGAAATAGCGGTTGTGACGCTTACGGGCAAAGCCGGAACGGGGAAGACGTTGCTGGCGCTCGCGGCCGCGTTGCAGCAGAGGCAAAACTACAGCCAGATTTATTTGGCGCGCCCGGTCGTACCGCTGGGTAACCGTGACATCGGGTATCTCCCCGGCGACGTTCAATCGAAACTCGATCCGTATATGCAACCGCTCTGGGATAATCTGGCTGTGATCAAAAATAAATTTGGTTCAGAAAGCAGCGAAAATACGCGCATCAATGAAATGATCCAAAACGGAAAATTATTGATTACTCCGCTTGCTTATATTCGCGGTCGAAGCCTTGATAAAATATTTTTCATCGTCGACGAGGCTCAAAATCTGACGCCGCATGAAATCAAAACCATTATTACACGCGCCGGTGAAGGCGCTAAAATGGTTTTTGTAGGCGATATTTATCAGATCGATTCGCCATACCTCGACAGCCAGTCGAACGGCCTGACGTATTTAGTGGATCGAATGAAGGGGCAGGAATTATTTGCGCATGTGAATTTGCTTAAAGGCGAGCGTAGCGCTTTGGCGGAATTGGCAAGTAATTTATTGTAA
- a CDS encoding TIGR02757 family protein gives MTPSPEKKKYLDGLFYSIGQQYISSDPIQIVKKFDNPEDQEIAAIVVSSLAFGQVSQILKAGNMVLSLMENQPSEYVRNFNPSDALKIWKKFYYRMIRHSDMLRLLWVLKSIKIEHASIGQWVLEKYQEDDVHLGITWARCIQDMKIIDRNLWKWTRSKGIGFNHLLPDPGKSSACKRAHLLLRWMVRKDNVDFGIWSGLPKEKLLIPVDTHIQRIAYNIGLTDRRDLSAKTSLEVTSELKKLDPNDPVKYDFALCRLGILKMCPKKRNPIKCSTCPIFAICRL, from the coding sequence ATGACACCATCTCCTGAAAAAAAGAAATATTTAGACGGCTTATTCTATTCGATTGGTCAACAATATATATCGAGTGATCCGATTCAGATCGTAAAAAAGTTTGACAATCCCGAAGACCAGGAAATTGCGGCGATAGTTGTTTCATCACTTGCATTCGGTCAAGTGTCACAAATACTAAAAGCCGGAAATATGGTTTTATCATTAATGGAAAACCAACCGTCTGAATATGTGAGGAATTTCAATCCAAGCGACGCTTTAAAAATTTGGAAGAAATTTTACTACCGTATGATCAGACATTCCGATATGCTCAGATTGCTTTGGGTTTTAAAATCAATCAAGATCGAGCATGCCTCAATTGGGCAATGGGTTTTGGAAAAATATCAGGAGGACGACGTTCATTTAGGTATTACATGGGCCCGATGTATCCAAGACATGAAAATTATCGATCGTAATCTTTGGAAATGGACGAGGTCGAAAGGAATAGGATTTAATCACCTTTTACCAGATCCCGGCAAAAGCAGCGCTTGTAAACGCGCTCATCTTTTACTTCGGTGGATGGTCAGAAAAGATAATGTTGATTTTGGAATTTGGAGCGGATTGCCCAAAGAAAAACTTCTGATTCCAGTCGATACACATATACAACGGATTGCTTACAATATCGGTTTGACCGATCGGCGCGATCTTTCTGCAAAGACATCTTTGGAAGTGACATCGGAATTAAAAAAATTGGATCCCAACGATCCTGTTAAGTATGACTTCGCATTGTGCCGTTTGGGTATCTTGAAAATGTGTCCTAAAAAGCGAAATCCCATCAAATGTAGTACCTGTCCTATTTTCGCAATTTGCCGATTATAG
- a CDS encoding NAD-dependent succinate-semialdehyde dehydrogenase: MAFQSINPSTDALIKNYSPTSWKDALSLVDKTTHAFQKWTETSYQSRANHLKKMAEVLRARKKSLAELMASEMGKPILQGIAEIEKCAWVCEYYADHGEKFLSPESVPSDGQKSYITYKPLGIILAIMPWNFPFWQVIRFLAPTVLAGNGALLKHAPNVSGCAMAIKQVFDDSGFPQELFNVVFLEPEHISQLIEHPLIQGVTLTGSVKAGQAVASHAGKFLKKTVMELGGSDAYIVLEDADIELAAETCVNSRLINTGQSCIAAKRFLVVEAVHERFEELLIEKMRKKTIGNPLEGQFDLGPLARKDLRDTLHRQVEESIRQGAKLKLGGQIPQGSGAFYPPTVLSGVKPGMTVFEEETFGPVASVISIKNESEAVQLANKTSFGLGGAVFTTDLERGEKIARDYIQAGSCFVNAFVKSDPRLPFGGIKQSGYGRELSAFGIREFVNIKTVYIK, from the coding sequence ATGGCTTTCCAATCGATCAATCCATCCACAGACGCGTTGATCAAAAATTATTCTCCTACCTCATGGAAAGACGCGCTATCCCTTGTCGACAAAACCACTCACGCTTTTCAAAAATGGACTGAAACAAGTTATCAGTCTCGTGCGAATCATTTAAAAAAAATGGCGGAAGTTCTTCGGGCCCGAAAAAAAAGTTTAGCCGAGCTGATGGCTAGTGAAATGGGTAAACCTATATTGCAGGGAATTGCCGAAATTGAGAAATGCGCGTGGGTTTGCGAATATTATGCCGATCACGGAGAGAAGTTTCTGTCGCCAGAATCGGTTCCTTCCGACGGTCAAAAAAGTTATATTACCTATAAACCACTTGGAATAATTCTCGCCATCATGCCGTGGAATTTTCCATTCTGGCAAGTGATTCGTTTTCTTGCACCAACAGTGTTGGCCGGGAATGGAGCTTTACTCAAACATGCGCCGAATGTGAGCGGTTGTGCTATGGCCATCAAACAAGTTTTTGATGACTCAGGTTTTCCACAGGAGCTTTTTAATGTAGTATTCCTTGAACCTGAGCATATTAGTCAACTCATTGAGCATCCTTTGATTCAAGGCGTTACACTTACCGGAAGTGTCAAAGCAGGTCAAGCTGTAGCCAGTCACGCAGGCAAATTTCTTAAAAAAACCGTGATGGAATTGGGAGGCAGTGATGCATACATCGTTCTTGAAGATGCCGATATCGAGCTTGCAGCAGAAACATGCGTTAATTCGCGTCTTATTAATACAGGACAAAGTTGTATTGCCGCAAAAAGATTCTTGGTCGTAGAAGCGGTTCACGAACGGTTTGAAGAACTGTTGATTGAAAAGATGAGAAAGAAAACGATAGGCAACCCCTTGGAGGGCCAATTCGATCTTGGGCCGTTGGCAAGAAAAGATTTGCGAGACACGTTGCATCGGCAAGTTGAGGAAAGTATTCGTCAAGGAGCAAAACTAAAATTGGGTGGTCAAATTCCGCAAGGTTCCGGTGCGTTTTATCCGCCGACAGTTTTGAGCGGTGTAAAGCCGGGCATGACTGTTTTCGAAGAAGAAACTTTCGGGCCTGTGGCATCCGTGATTTCGATAAAAAACGAATCGGAAGCTGTTCAACTTGCAAACAAGACTTCGTTCGGCTTGGGCGGCGCGGTTTTCACTACTGATTTAGAACGGGGTGAAAAAATCGCTCGCGATTATATTCAAGCCGGAAGCTGTTTTGTCAATGCGTTCGTAAAGTCCGATCCCAGGTTGCCATTTGGCGGGATCAAACAATCCGGTTATGGACGAGAATTATCAGCTTTTGGTATCAGAGAATTTGTCAACATCAAGACGGTATACATAAAATAA